One genomic region from Cryptococcus deuterogattii R265 chromosome 7, complete sequence encodes:
- a CDS encoding DNA repair protein, whose amino-acid sequence MSIPTTAPALTPDQARLAALNRLKAKNKLAASASSSNTVGPSNGNQGNAGPAYVNRREAVPSSARNMVQQQAEADKAKPLPLRRDPSLGKYFEYDLSKMRNSRGGFLTEEDKEGDRIKSLAELAREKERQLQMIREGEEPAIIPDRSPRCVECGTLEINYQFLKVFDVKVCKSCEKKFPEKYSLLTKTECKEDYLLTDPELKDVDLLPHLLRPNPHASTYSNMMLFLREQVEKVAFEKWGGEEGLDNEWKRREEFKKRKREEKFEQGLRDLRKRTRNNLYQRKQEAQHVHEFEDVEEVYDEQEQTTNLLQRCFGCGSEQEVEVL is encoded by the exons ATGTCGATTCCTACCACCGCGCCAGCACTCACCCCAGATCAGGCCCGTTTAGCAGCCCTCAACAGGTTAAAAGCCAAGAACAAGCTTGCTGCGAGCGCTTCAAGCAGCAACACTGTGGGGCCAAGTAATGGTAATCAAGGTAACGCTGGACCAGCGTATGTCAACAGGAGGGAAGCGGTACCATCTTCAGCTAGGAATATGGTCCAGCAACAGGCAGAGGCAGACAAAGCAAAACCACTGCCTTTACGGCGTGACCCTTCTCTG GGAAAATATTTCGAATACGATCTCTCCAAAATGCGGAACTCTAGAGGCGGTTTTctgacagaagaagataaagaaGGTGACCGAATCAAGTCTCTTGCCGAGTTAgcaagggagaaagagaggcaGTTGCAGATGATaagggaaggggaagaacCGGCCATCATACCGGACAGGTCACCGAGGTGTGTGGAATGTGGGACATTGGAGATAAATTATCAGTTCTTGAAG GTGTTTGATGTTAAAGTGTGTAAAAGTTGTGAAAAAAAGTTCCCGGAAAAGTATTCTTTGTTGACAAAGACAGAGTGTAAGGAA GATTACCTCTTGACAGACCCAGAGCTCAAAGATGTCGACTTGCTACCGCACCTTCTCCGCCCAAATCCTCATGCGTCAACATACAGCAATATGATGTTATTCTTACGAGAGCAAGTCGAAAAGGTAGCATTTGAGAAATGgggcggagaggaagggttgGATAatgaatggaagaggagagaagagttcaagaagcgaaagagagaggaaaagttCGAGCAAGGGTTGAGAGA TCTtaggaagaggacgagaaaCAACCTGTATCAAAGAAAACAAGAAGCTCAGCATGTTCAtgagtttgaagatgttgaggaaGTGTACGACGAGCAAGAGCAGACGACTAACTTGCTTCAAAGATGTTTTGGTTGCGGTTCAGAgcaagaggtggaggtgctTTGA
- a CDS encoding ATP-binding cassette transporter: protein MADSSWVSAASKVISDSSCNKVWDGIDFTSCFREKYLQNAPYFLIAASAFYLLSTIPSRRARRSQNSLSASILVSSSYPSDLANLESSVILDSIATNLLPPWFASTPSKPAERLPEGEAERVIVDFVKQKRRDVTRWQDLRFWIGLLGAVTWFEVELARAVMQGSWKDIIFPAWLTIISIIPHSHITPLLSLHSMTSLILFRTLMIHPNPSKLHIACFAVEIVYCIAMLGLPYHENLDRLLEGAKSKGGGSLGSFGSKLPKHCEEPASAWSRGTYNFLLPLLFKHYLTPITIENIPAIREDDSSAASLGAFRAFSAKRDAIYSKKHNGATRRRNLGFELAMFFAPELGWQILWASVFIFFQYLPPNGLRLLLQYVKQRETNPQPTHVAVLYVAMMVVGQCMSAITLGQALYLGRRLCIRIRAIIIAEVFAKALRRRDVSGDVKKSMPTKSAAAAAADGKGNDQAQNLAEGEGTTGEGKITNLVSVDAFTISEICAYSYYAVSCPLAIVVNSVLLYQTLGSAAFAGIAVLVAVMPAQYGMSKLYMNRQKKFMTATDARLESVTEVIAHIKLIKFNAWEGKFFDRMMITREKELRMLARRYATAVLFQLLVWSTPVIVTGVAFAVHSLWLKQPLTADKAFASLILFNMLKDPIALAQDTVTRLIQASTSCSRIQKYLEEPDTLKYRQLSTPGPNDPQIGFKDAVLGYLTPGEAAKLESDQSEPFNLRGLNVSFPVGKLSVVCGPVGSGKTTLILGLLGETLLLEGQVFMPDDHANRDVCPIDSATGLADTVAYCAQTPWLVGASIKENIIFGSSWDKKRYDHVIKACALQRDFEIFELGDETEVGEKGTTCSGGQKARISLARAFYSSAKTIILDDVLSAVDAHTARHLYEQILQGPLIQGRTVILVTHQVNMVSPAADMVVMLDNGIVTASGSPSELAASGALDLLEDSDRDEASAGASIAAPATLRAAPGSPVQRDTNIPYIEDQLDSPAEEELAEQQKQVDANRAAQTDETARLGKQLVAAETSSQGTVQAATYMLYFKALGGITIWVIVVIMFFGSQMLQVANNAWIKEWANADDRAASASLLGKAAFTVCQIVIDAREYIQAQMERKHSTAYYLAIYWAISAFYLIAVVGRVGISFIGALKASRHMYDRLLQRILGARMRFFDSTPSGRILNRLSKDMSSIDQETGEICMYFANSCLSAATILVVVTVSTPAFLSALVLICFLYWVIGSLYVATNREIKRIDSVTRSPIFISFTEVLVGMSTIRSYGDSARFMRKLFHELDQNTRCFWYLWQINRILNNYSNFVGALVTVFAALFALKNKSMDAGAVGLSVTYALSFTEYVLWVVRLYAAVEMSMNSVERVGEYLELEVEEESHEKGKEPPAYWPTSDGSIIVENLTCRYAPQLEPVLKDVSFTIGPKEKIGVCGRTGSGKSTLALSFFRFLFQESGKITIDGEDISELGLNALRSRLTILPQEAQLFSGTVRDNLDPFDQHEDADIWDALAQCGLVGKSRLSSRATSRVQSGADLTSLSSSTTKELNASLVKSVLKKSLKNAEVGEEGGERVVIRSLEEKVAVGGKNFSQGQRQLLALARGLLKLRNSSFLIMDESTANLDHATDATIQNVLRTGLADTQMLVIAHRLMTVAGLDKILVLDHGKVMEYGAPWELMQKEGGIFRELCKQSGEETQLWEMAKIVHEAKQNASARS, encoded by the exons ATGGCAGACTCCTCTTGGGTCTCTGCGGCTTCCAAAGTCATCTCCGACTCAAGTTGCAATAAAGTCTGGGATGGTATAGATTTCACTTCATGTTTCCGCGAAAA GTATCTCCAAAATGCTCCATATTTCCTTATAGCAGCTTCCGCCTtttatcttctctccaccatcccATCTCGCAGGGCTCGCAGATCCCAAAATTCCTTATCAGCCTCAATTctcgtctcttcttcctacCCCTCAGATCTTGCCAATCTCGAATCTAGTGTTATCCTGGATTCCATCGCTACCAATCTCCTCCCGCCATGGTTTGCTTCTACCCCTTCGAAGCCCGCGGAAAGACTACCTGAGGGTGAAGCCGAGCGGGTGATTGTGGATTTCGTCAAGCAAAAAAGGAGGGACGTGACAAGATGGCAGGATTTGAGGTTTTGGATTGGTCTTTTAGGTGCTGTGACTTGGTTTGAAGTCGAATTGGCGAGGGCGGTGATGCAAGGAAGCTGGAAGGATATCATTTTTCCCGCCTGGTTaaccatcatctccatcatcccccACTCTCACATCACTCCTCTCTTGTCATTACATTCTATGACATCGCTCATCCTTTTCCGGACCTTGATGATCCACCCTAACCCTTCGAAATTGCACATTGCGTGTTTTGCCGTAGAAATAGTATACTGCATCGCGATGCTGGGATTGCCGTACCACGAAAATCTAGATAGGTTGTTGGAAGGTGCGAAGAGTAAAGGAGGAGGTAGTTTGGGAAGCTTTGGGAGCAAGCTGCCTAAGCATTGCGAAGAGCCTGCTT CCGCATGGTCTCGAGGAACATACAACTTTTTGCTTCCCCTACTTTTCAAGCATTACCTTACTCCCATTACTATAGAGAACATCCCAGCTATCCGTGAAGACGATTCATCAGCTGCCTCTCTCGGTGCTTTCCGAGCTTTCAGTGCTAAACGGGACGCTATCTACTCGAAAAAACATAACGGGGCcacgaggagaagaaatctGGGTTTCGAACTTGCGATGTTCTTTGCTCCTGAACTCGGTTGGCAAATT CTCTGGGCGTcagtcttcatcttcttccaatacCTCCCTCCAAACGGTCTTCGATTACTCCTGCAATACGTCAAACAACGAGAGACTAACCCTCAACCCACACACGTAGCCGTCCTCTATGTGGCTATGATGGTCGTTGGACAATGTATGTCTGCCATTACTCTTGGCCAAGCACTATACCTCGGTAGACGATTGTGTATCAGAATTCGAGCAATCATCATTGCTGAAGTATTTGCGAAAGCTCTTCGAAGGAGAGATGTCTCTGGCGACGTTAAAAAGTCTATGCCTACCAAATCTgccgccgctgctgccgctgatGGAAAGGGGAATGACCAAGCCCAGAACCTTGCTGAAGGTGAAGGTACGACGGGTGAAGGAAAAATCACTAACCTCGTCTCCGTCGATGCGTTTACCATCTCCGAGATCTGCGCTTACTCCTATTACGCCGTCTCCTGCCCTCTCGCCATTGTCGTCAACAGTGTGCTTCTTTATCAAACCCTCGGCTCGGCTGCTTTTGCGGGTATCGCCGTCTTGGTGGCAGTCATGCCTGCTCAGTATGGAATGAGCAAACTCTACATGAACCGCCAGAAAAAGTTTATGACAGCTACCGACGCAAGGCTCGAAAGTGTCACCGAAGTCATTGCCCacatcaagctcatcaaaTTCAATGCTTGGGAGGGCAAGTTCTTTGACCGGATGATGATTACTCGTGAAAAAGAGTTGCGCATGCTCGCTCGCCGATATGCCACTGCAGTCCTATTCCAACTGCTCGTGTGGAGTACACCGGTGATAGTCACTGGTGTAGCTTTTGCCGTGCATAGCTTGTGGTTGAAGCAGCCTCTCACGGCTGACAAGGCGTTTGCATCGTTGATCCTGTTCAACATGCTGAAAGACCCTATTGCCCTCGCTCAAGACACTGTGACAAGGTTGATCCAAGCGTCAACGTCTTGCAGTCGTATCCAAAAGTACCTTGAGGAACCTGACACTCTCAAATACCGACAGCTTTCCACACCTGGGCCTAATGACCCTCAAATCGGGTTCAAAGACGCCGTTCTCGGTTACCTGACCCCGGGAGAAGCTGCCAAACTGGAATCTGACCAGTCTGAGCCTTTTAATCTCCGCGGATTGAACGTATCCTTCCCGGTCGGCAAGCTGAGTGTGGTCTGCGGTCCAGTGGGTTCAGGAAAGACGACCCTTATCCTTGGTTTACTCGGTGAGACACTGCTTCTAGAGGGTCAGGTATTCATGCCGGACGATCATGCCAACAGGGACGTTTGCCCTATTGACTCTGCCACCGGACTTGCTGACACCGTCGCATACTGTGCCCAGACACCTTGGTTGGTTGGTGCTAGTATCAAGGAGAACATTATCTTTGGGTCCAGTTGGGATAAAAAGAGGTACGACCATGTCATCAAGGCTTGTGCGCTCCAGCGAGACTTTGAGATTTTTGAGCTTGGCGATGAGACAGAAGtgggggaaaaggggaCTACCTGCTCTGGTGGCCAAAAGGCGCGTATCTCCCTTGCTCGTGCTTTCTACTCGTCCGCAAAgaccatcatcctcgacgACGTTCTCTCAGCAGTAGATGCCCACACGGCTCGACATCTGTACGAGCAAATTCTTCAAGGTCCACTTATCCAGGGTAGGACAGTGATTCTCGTGACACACCAGGTGAATATGGTTAGTCCAGCAGCGGATATGGTCGTTATGCTCGATAACGGGATCGTTACCGCTTCCGGCTCACCCTCAGAGTTGGCAGCTTCAGGTGCATTGGACTTGTTGGAAGATAGTGACAGGGATGAGGCGAGCGCTGGCGCGAGCATCGCTGCGCCCGCGACTTTGAGGGCAGCACCTGGTTCACCCGTCCAGCGTGATACTAATATCCCGTATATTGAAGACCAACTTGACTCCCcggctgaagaagaactcGCTGAACAGCAAAAACAAGTGGACGCAAACCGTGCTGCTCAGACAGACGAGACCGCCCGTCTCGGCAAACAGCTTGTAGCCGCCGAAACTTCATCTCAAGGTACCGTGCAAGCTGCAACTTATATGCTTTATTTCAAAGCCCTGGGAGGTATCACAATCTGGGTCATCGTGGTCATTATGTTTTTTGGTTCTCAGATGCTCCAGGTCGCGAACAATGCTTGGATCAAGGAATGGGCCAATGCTGATGACAGGGCGGCATCCGCTTCGCTCTTGGGCAAAGCAGCATTCACTGTCTGTCAGATCGTGATTGATGCTAGGGAGTACATTCAAGCACAGATGGAACGAAAGCATTCGACAGCGTATTATCTGGCAATATACTGGGCTATCTCCGCTTTCTATTTAATTGCTGTGGTCGGCAGAGTTGGTATTTCTTTTATTGGAGCACTGAAGGCCAGTCGACACATGTATGATCGATTGTTGCAGCGGATCTTGGGTGCGAGGATGAGGTTCTTTGATTCTACACCTTC GGGTCGAATTTTGAACCGATTGAGTAAAGACATGTCTTCTATCGACCAGGAAACCGGCGAAA TCTGTATGTACTTTGCCAACTCATGTCTCTCGGCTGCAACCATCTTGGTTGTCGTTACTGTATCTACTCCTG CTTTCCTTAGTGCTTTGGTCCTTATCTGCTTCTTGTACTGGGTCATCGGGTCACTCTACGTGGCCACCAACCGAGAAATCAAACGTATTGAC AGTGTCACCAGGTCTCCCATCTTTATCAGTTTCACCGAAGTCCTAGTTGGTATGTCTACCATTCGGTCTTATGGCGATAGCGCCCGCTTCATGCGCAAGTTATTCCATGAACTTGATCAAAACAC ACGTTGCTTCTGGTACCTGTGGCAGATCAACCGAATCCTCAACAACTACTCCAACTTTGTTGGCGCGTTGGTCACTGTCTTTGCTGCGCTCTTTGCTCTCAAAAACAAGTCAATGGACGCTGGTGCAGTAGGATTGTCTGTTACCTATGCTT TGTCTTTTACTGAATACGTATTGTGGGTCGTCAGGCTATACGCTGCTGTTGAGATGTCCATGAACAGTGTTGAACGCGTAGGCGAAT ACCTTGAACTTgaagtcgaagaagagagtcatgaaaaaggaaaggaaccTCCTGCCTACTGGCCGACTAGCGATGGATCTATCATTGTTGAAAATCTGACTTGTCGATATGCGCCTCAG CTCGAGCCTGTCCTCAAAGACGTTTCGTTCACTATTGGGCccaaagagaagataggCGTATGTGGTAGAACCGGTAGTGGAAAGAGTA CTCTCGCTCTTTCATTCTTCAGGTTCTTGTTTCAAGAATCTGGCAAGATCACAATTGATGGCGAAGATATCTCAGAACTCGGCCTTAATGCGCTCAGGTCAAGACTTActattcttcctcaag AGGCCCAGCTCTTCTCCGGCACCGTGCGTGACAACCTCGATCCATTTGACCAGCATGAGGACGCCGATATTTGGGATGCACTTGCTCAGTGCGGTCTTGTTGGCAAATCTCGACTCTCAAGCCGCGCTACAAGCCGAGTTCAATCTGGGGCTGACTTGACTTCTCTGAGCTCCTCTACTACTAAAGAACTTAATGCCTCCCTTGTAAAGAGTgtattgaagaagagcctTAAAAATGCCGAGGTAGGTGAGGAAGGGGGGGAGCGGGTTGTCATTAGAAGTTTAGAAGAAAAGGTCGCCGTTGGTGGAAAGAATTTCA GTCAAGGACAAAGGcagcttcttgctcttgctcgAGGTCTCCTCAAACTCCGCAATTCCAGCTTCCTTATTATGGATGAAAGCACAGCCAACCTCGACCACGCCACGGATGCTACAATCCAGAATGTGCTACGTACGGGTTTGGCCGATACTCAGATGTTGGTCATTGCCCATCGCCTGATGACTGTCGCTGGCCTTGACAA GATCTTAGTGCTTGATCACGGAAAGGTGATGGAGTACGGTGCACCTTGGGAGTTGAtgcagaaggaaggaggcaTCTTTAGGGAATTGTGTAAGCAAAGCGGAGAAGAGACTCAATTGTGGGAG ATGGCCAAGATCGTCCATGAAGCCAAGCAAAATGCCTCAGCTAGGTCCTAG
- a CDS encoding translation initiation factor eIF-2B subunit delta — protein sequence MDEQEPQVQVQQQKQQKQKPHQPPSGEPKAKSAKELKKEKRAAAVAARAISTDGGAPEGPPGGKLSSSAANSDGRHSPAVHLNSSQNPASSAGPSAPRRPPNLSEVSAPTLFAIQQNLFFSHLPHQTPADTVSALDTGKIHPIIIRVGVLMNSGQLRGANARTIGMMSAFKEVIRDYECPDQAVLWKDLPVYLSPMIAWLETCRPKGVGGGNAIRWLKSEINRLGEKGDKSEAEQKSYLVDAIGLYLRDRIEFADQVIADSAKEKIKPGDTVVTFARSSVVERVLLEAWTSMREQDPEASFNVVVVDSRPLLEGEKLLKVLTTAGLPCTYILLPLLSSILPQADLVLLGASALHSDGALYSRAGTAVVAMLAKEHRVPVVACVETYKFGERVVLDGVATNELGDVEGLLTLPTNKPFALVKEGKPLPSNLTPLHVVYDVTPPSLITAVCTEASLQHAFPLLIQIANFRLQIGFIPPSSVPTVLGKSSGVV from the exons ATGGACGAGCAAGAGCCACAGGTCCAGGTCCAACagcaaaaacaacaaaaacaaaaaccTCACCAGCCTCCTTCGGGCGAACCCAAAGCCAAGTCTGCCAAAGAgctgaaaaaggagaaacgCGCCGCTGCTGTCGCTGCTCGAGCCATCTCTACTGACGGAGGAGCTCCAGAGGGCCCACCAGGTGGTAAACTATCATCCAGCGCTGCCAATTCTGATGGCCGTCATTCTCCCGCGGTTCATCTCAACTCTTCTCAAAATCCCGCTTCATCAGCCGGCCCCTCCGCCCCTCGCAGACCTCCCAACCTCTCTGAAGTCTCAGCGCCTACCCTCTTCGCCATCCAGCAAAACCTgttcttctcccatttgCCCCACCAGACTCCCGCTGATACCGTCTCCGCCCTCGATACGGGCAAAATCCACCCCATAATCATCCGTGTGGGCGTGCTGATGAACAGTGGACAATTGAGGGGTGCGAATGCGAGGACGATCGGGATGATGTCGGCTTTTAAAGAGGTGATTAGGGACTATGAGTGTCCTGATCAGGCGGTTTTGTGGAAGGATTTGCCGGTGTACTTAAGTCCCATGATTGCTTGGTTGGAAACTTGCAGGCCTAAGGGCGTGGGAGGCGGTAACGCTATCCGATGGTTGAAGAGTGAGATCAATAGATTGGGTGAGAAGGGGGATAAATCGGAGGCAGAG CAAAAATCTTATTTGGTTGATGCCATTGGTCTCTACCTTCGCGACAGAATAGAATTCGCCGATCAGGTCATTGCAGACAGTgcgaaagaaaagatcAAGCCTGGAGACACTGTCGTCACCTTTGCTCG ATCATCCGTTGTCGAAAGAGTCTTACTCGAAGCCTGGACCAGCATGCGGGAACAAGACCCCGAGGCAAGCTTCAacgtcgtcgtcgtcgacTCTAGACCGCTTCTCGAAGGCGAAAAGCTGCTCAAAGTGCTTACCACCGCCGGCCTTCCTTGTAcctacatcctcctccctctcctctcctccatcctcccacAAGCCgatctcgtccttctcggCGCCTCTGCTCTCCACTCAGATGGTGCGCTTTATTCCCGCGCGGGCACTGCTGTCGTCGCTATGCTCGCCAAGGAACACCGTGTCCCAGTGGTTGCTTGTGTAGAGACATACAAATTTGGAGAACGTGTGGTGCTTGATGGTGTGGCGACAAATGAATTGGGTGATGTGGAGGGGTTATTGACATTGCCGACAAATAAGCCGTTTGCGTTGGTGAAGGAAGGTAAACCATTGCCTAGCAATTTGACCCCCTTGCACGTTGTGTACGATGTGACTCCACCTTCGTTGATCACCGCCGTTTGCACAGAGGCAAGTCTTCAGCAtgcctttcctctccttaTACAGATTGCTAACTTCCGCCTTCAGATTGGTTTCATTCCCCCAAGCTCTGTGCCAACCGTCCTTGGTAAATCCAGTGGCGTTGTGTGA
- a CDS encoding AFG1 family mitochondrial ATPase: MRTALQSTAVKTSSSRVTLAPIAGPFHFAAQISSNSGLSRLPCGRLSAVADIRHIHSTRESKREKQNLTSTTTHIVEARASFKDPATRYEHLVKDKVLRSDSHQKAIIQKLQRLWDDLKDYDPGPVPAAAAQSSSSFFSKLFSRGPSHPEATIPLSNVPKGLYLYGSVGTGKTMLMDLFHSTIPKQFRPTSQGGYGSTRIHFHAFMLDVLQRQHKLVVEYEKAGLGKKDVLPEVARSLANEGRVLCFDEFQVTDIVTAMILRGLLERLMGFGVVCIMTSNRHPDELYINGIQRQSFIPAIELIKERFEVVDLDSGTDYRKIPRALSKVYYHPLSPAVKSELNKLFDSFTSTDRVSSEVVHNRKIHLWGRELNVPESSGSVAKFTFADLCNKPLSAADYLEVTGKFGTMFVEDIPRLGLGERDQARRFITFIDACYENKTKLFCSSEVPIFQVFSDKHGSAAENAHMQEVMDELGLDPSAVGSSSLFSGDEELFAFARCVSRLSQMGTKEWSELTGPPADVRAKS, from the exons ATGAGAACAGCCCTACAGTCTACAGCAGTCAAGacatcaagctcaagagTCACTTTGGCTCCCATAGCTGGACCTTTTCACTTCGCAGCTCAAATTTCATCGAACTCTGGACTTAGTCGCTTGCCATGTGGCCGGCTATCTGCAGTAGCTGACATAAGACATATCCATTCGACAAGAGAATccaagagagagaagcagaaCCTTACTTCCACCACTACCCATATTGTCGAAGCTCGAGCATCGTTTAAAG ATCCTGCTACAAGATATGAGCATCTCGTCAAAGATAAAGTGCTTAGATCAGATTCGCACCAAAAAGCAATCATACAGAAGCTCCAGAGATTATGGGATGATTTGAAAGACTATGATCCTGGACCTGTGCCGGCTGCAGCTGctcaatcttcatcctccttc TTCAGTAAACTCTTCTCTCGAGGACCCTCACATCCTGAAGCAACAATCCCCTTATCTAATGTTCCCAAAGGTCTCTATCTCTACGGGTCTGTCGGTACGGGCAAGACTATGCTTATGGatctcttccactccaCTATTCCCAAGCAGTTCCGGCCTACCTCTCAAGGCGGCTATGGATCTACGCGAATACATTTCCACGCCTTCATGCTCGACGTTCTTCAGAGACAGCATAAGTTGGTCGTTGAGTATGAAAAGGCAGGgttgggaaaaaaggatgtATTGCCCGAGGTAGCGAGGAGCTTAGCCAATGAAGGGAGAGTGCTCTGTTTCGATGAGTTTCAGGTTACGGATATTGTCACTGCGATGATCCTTAGAGGGTTGTTAGAGAGACTTATGGGCTTTGGTGTGGTCTGTATCATGACTTCCAA CCGGCATCCGGACGAGCTTTACATCAATGGCATCCAACGACAATCCTTCATTCCCGCTATCGAGCTCATTAAAGAGCGCTTCGAAGTCGTTGATCTCGACTCTGGTACCGATTATCGAAAGATTCCCCGGGCACTTTCCAAGGTGTACTACCACCCCCTCTCTCCCGCAGTTAAATCCGAGCTTAATAAGCTGTTCGATTCTTTTACTTCAACAGACCGCGTCTCCTCCGAAGTTGTTCATAACCGGAAGATCCACCTCTGGGGACGAGAACTGAATGTCCCCGAATCATCGGGAAGCGTGGCAAAATTTACATTTGCGGATTTGTGTAACAAACCTCTGAGTGCTGCAGACTATCTTGAGGTGACGGGGAAGTTTGGTACGATGTTTGTGGAAGATATACCGAGGTTAGGATTGGGTGAAAGAGATCAGGCGAGGAGGTTCATCACGTTCATTGATG CGTGCTACGAGAACAAGACAAAACTCTTTTGTTCCAGTGAAGTGCCAATTTTCCAGGTGTTCTCTGACAAGCATGGCTCAGCAGCCGAGAACGCACATATGCAAGAGG TCATGGATGAACTT GGTCTCGACCCATCGGCAGTgggatcatcatcactgtTCTCCggcgatgaagagctgTTCGCGTTCGCGCGATGTGTTAGCCGATTGTCCCAGATGGGGACTAAGGAATGGTCTGAATTGACTGGACCGCCAGCGGATGTACGGGCAAAAAGTTGA